The nucleotide sequence TGTCAGCTTAACTCCTTCCCCTTCCTGTTCCCATATCACCACTTCTTCTCCTCACACGCCTCATTTCTTCTTCgcaaaatattaaaataacattatGCCTGCTGTTACCCGCGGTTAACCACGCGCACTCGCGCGATGTGAAACctgaaaaagaagaaaacacTCCGTCAGCAGGAATACTCTTTGGCATCAGAACAACCGCTAAAAGCAGTAACCTacatttattgaaatagCAAGGTGTGTCTATATTAGCAACAATTTTCAGTATGTCAGCTTATCTGTACTGTTGCTATTTAGAAGCTCCTTGAATGGCTACAATTGGCAGCTATTTACCACATTCCCCATATTCTGATTCGCAAGTGTCTGCTTTAATCAACTCCCAGTTTGCTATAACAGGAAGcagaaatatatatgctCTTGACGTTCGTTTACCAAGGGTATTTAAACAGTCATGTAATTGGAATTCTTATGTTCGTATTGCACTCACATTACTTCCAGAATCTGATTTCATTCACATTGATATGCAATGGCTAATTCCACAAATACCCAGTAACAATATACTATGTTTATATGGAAGTCGAGAAAAAGCCAAACAGAGGCCAAAGACCCGCGCGTAAGTTTGATGTTTCTTTCACTGTTATAAAATGTGACACAATTAATGAGCTTTACGAGAGTATTGTGATTGCGGGTGACGGTAGTAGTCGGCTCACGATCTTGGGTCAACAGTTAAAAGAACTAGCTGATTACACTAGATCCAATGCACCTGCATTACTTGCAATTGGCAACGATGATGTCAATACATTATACGTCTCTTCACCCTTTGGAATGTCTAAATGTAAAAATAAGGTTTATGATAGAAATTGTAAAACTAAGAAAatagattttgaaaagcTCGACCAACAAATACAAGAACGTTACTGGGTCGAACCATTAAGGAGAAAAACAAACACTCCGAAGAGAATGTTTGATAGGAGGTTTGCCGATGGCACAGATCATTTGAATCCTATTAAATCGGTAGAATATCTTCCTCTGTATCGGGACGATTATACCCCTGTTATATTTCTCAAATGCAGTTATGAGAATGCCAAGAGGACTGCCAAACTCGTGgcaattgaaagaaaacaatgggatgatgatatttatcTAAAATTCTCTCCACACATATTTTATTCGTATTTGAAATATCCTATTCAATTTGTAACATCTGAAATTGATGGTTCTGAATATTCTCAACTGGAACTCTGCGGTGTACCAAATCGAAACATTTCTATTGCTATGTTTGATTATATGAGGGATCGCCATTTGGAATTCATGGGCTATAAATTAGTAAATCATCAGGGGGGTTCGGATGTTATATTAATAGAACCAGTAGAGCGTAGGAAAGATGATGATCCGCATGAGAGTATTGAAGAAGCTCCTCCATCCTATGATACTATTTCTAGATGTATCCATACAAGAAGATCAAATGGTATGTAGATATTGATTACGTACACAGactataaatatatatatatattcctAGTTTATAGCAAATAAATTGCAATTTAAATCTGTTCTGCCGAATAATTATACACTATTGGAATATCTTCTAAAACTGCTGACATTTGAAGTCTGGCCTTGCTCGAACTCAggatttattatttctaaatctCTTGTGTTCGAGTTTTCTTCATTGTTTTTCTCATCCGTGTTCCTGTTTAACGGCAGGAACCATAAAAGAGAGATATGCCAAtacaataatatcaaaattaaaaacataTCCCACAAAATATCaccaataatataaatgcaATAATTATCCCTGTAGAGGCACTGTCATTGTagatatctttaaataacccggaaataaatattgatgTAAATACAATCAGTGTTACAAAAATACCACGGAATGAAGTAACTCTTACTTCATATAACCgatttaattcttcatcGGCTTCACTAATgtaattcaatattttatacCATTTTAATTGTGATTCTTCAATCGACTGTAATATACTACAGCAGCAATCAACAATATGTTGATTTTTCTTGAATACCCgtttttgttcatttaaaaaatccAAAATTGGCTGATTTCCAATTCTCTGGGAAACGAgacatttttgaaattactNNNNNNNNNNNNNNNNNNNNNNNNNNNNNNNNNNNNNNNNNNNNNNNNNNNNNNNNNNNNNNNNNNNNNNNNNNNNNNNNNNNNNNNNNNNNNNNNNNNNNNNNNNNNNNNNNNNNNNNNNNNNNNNNNNNNNNNNNNNNNNNNNNNNNNNNNNNNNNNNNNNNNNNNNNNNNNNNNNNNNNNNNNNNNNNNNNNNNNNNNNNNNNNNNNNNNNNNNNNNNNNNNNNNNNNNNNNNNNNNNNNNNNNNNNNNNNNNNNNNNNNNNNNNNNNNNNNNNNNNNNNNNNNNNNNNNNNNNNNNNNNNNNNNNNNNNNNNNNNNNNNNNNNNNNNNNNNNNNNNNNNNNNNNNNNNNNNNNNNNNNNNNNNNNNNNNNNNNNNNNNNNNNNNNNNNNNNNNNNNNNNNNNNNNNNNNNNNNNNNNNNNNNNNNNNNNNNNNNNNNNNNNNNNNNNNNNNNNNNNNNNNNNNNNNNNNNNNNNNNNNNNNNNNNNNNNNNNNNNNNNNNNNNNNNNNNNNNNNNNNNNNNNNNNNNNNNNNNNNNNNNNNNNNNNNNNNNNNNNNNNNNNNNNNNNNNNNNNNNNNNNNNNNNNNTTGGGAAGTAGGAAATAACGTTAGTGGCGGAAGAGCCGTTAGAATCAGTGGTAGCAACAGTAGTTGGAGCAGGAACACTGACAGAGGCACTATCAGAGTTCACTGGGCCTGCAGAAGAGCCGACGCTTGGATTACCATTAGAGTCGGTGGTTGGGAAGTAGGAAATAACGTTAGTGGCGGAAGAGCCGTTAGAATCAGTGGTAGCAACAGTAGTTGGAGCAGGAACACTGACAGAGGCACTATCAGAGTTTACTGGGCCTGCAGAAGAGCCGACGCTTGGATTATCATTGGAGTTGGATTCTACTCCGTTATTAGAAACAGGTCTAGACACAGTTTCAGTATTGGAAACATTATCATCGCTCGATTCAGGACAATATGTAGTGTATGTGGTTAATGTACCGCTAACAGTTTCTGTAACAGTAGTTAGGCTGTGTGTGTCTGAAGAGGATGACAATGCCGGAATACTTGAAGTGTACGCAGTATTGGAACCACTTATTGTAGTAGTAACCTTACTTGAACTTTGGATAGCAGCGGTTTGAGTGGATGAAGTTTCATGACTAACGTTGCTATCATCGGTAGATATTGTTGACGACGAAACCGATATCTCACTGCCTGCAGAGGTAGCAGCTGTTGTAACATGACTTTCGGTTGGATATGTAGAGCTTGTAAAAGAAACAACAGTAGTCGATTTAGACATTTGAGCACTTGATGAAGTAGACCCTCTAACCTTGGAAGTTGCATCTAACGCGCTGCCATTAATGGTTGTACCCCTTGTGTAAATTACGCATGACTCATATTGGCTAAATGAAGCACTGACTGTTGGACTGCTGCTTGATGAGCTGGTAAGGGAGGATAAAATAGTACCGTCAGAAGATGTTGAATGACCATAGGAAGAATTGCTATAGTAGGTAATCTCGGATGACACGATGACAGATATATACGATGATTTGCTTGAAGAAGCTTCAATAGAAGTGGATCCAGTTGACAAAGAGCTCTCTGAGTTTATACTAGT is from Tetrapisispora phaffii CBS 4417 chromosome 14, complete genome and encodes:
- the TPHA0N00100 gene encoding uncharacterized protein, which codes for MEVEKKPNRGQRPARKFDVSFTVIKCDTINELYESIVIAGDGSSRLTILGQQLKELADYTRSNAPALLAIGNDDVNTLYVSSPFGMSKCKNKVYDRNCKTKKIDFEKLDQQIQERYWVEPLRRKTNTPKRMFDRRFADGTDHLNPIKSVEYLPLYRDDYTPVIFLKCSYENAKRTAKLVAIERKQWDDDIYLKFSPHIFYSYLKYPIQFVTSEIDGSEYSQLELCGVPNRNISIAMFDYMRDRHLEFMGYKLVNHQGGSDVILIEPVERRKDDDPHESIEEAPPSYDTISRCIHTRRSNGM